From one Ignavibacteria bacterium genomic stretch:
- a CDS encoding thymidine kinase yields the protein MEFTPHSTPKGTGWIEVIAGCMFSGKTEELIRRLRRARIAKQNVKIFKPRIDTRYSDTEIVSHSEQSLPSILIDNAQEILKLSSDAQVIGIDEAQFFSNDLVDVCNTLADEGKRVVVAGLDLDYKAQPFEPMPQMLAIAEYITKTLAICVVCGNPADRTQRTIHSAERVIVGASDSYEARCRKCHYIPE from the coding sequence ATGGAATTTACACCGCATTCAACTCCAAAGGGAACAGGCTGGATTGAGGTTATAGCAGGATGCATGTTCAGCGGTAAAACCGAAGAGCTGATAAGGCGCCTTAGAAGGGCCAGGATAGCCAAGCAGAACGTTAAAATATTCAAGCCGCGCATTGATACGAGGTATTCGGATACAGAAATCGTATCGCACAGCGAGCAGTCGCTTCCTTCCATACTTATAGACAACGCGCAGGAGATCTTAAAGCTTTCTTCTGACGCGCAGGTTATTGGAATAGACGAGGCGCAGTTTTTCTCAAATGACCTGGTTGACGTATGCAACACGCTTGCAGACGAGGGAAAAAGGGTTGTTGTAGCAGGCCTTGACCTGGATTACAAGGCTCAGCCATTTGAGCCGATGCCTCAGATGCTGGCGATAGCCGAATACATCACTAAAACGCTTGCCATATGTGTAGTATGCGGAAACCCTGCTGACAGGACGCAGCGTACGATCCACTCGGCCGAGAGGGTCATAGTTGGTGCATCAGACAGCTACGAAGCGCGCTGCAGAAAGTGCCATTATATTCCGGAATAA
- the cdd gene encoding cytidine deaminase, which yields MDYKLLAEKAVEAKGRALPTYSKFHVGAALLTAEGKVYLGGNIETSSYGLTICAERTAVFKAISEGERKFTAIAIASDAPGFCPPCGACRQVMQDLCGNIDVIMINHKNELDIKKLDELLPYAFKDEDLESAKK from the coding sequence ATGGATTACAAGTTATTAGCAGAGAAAGCCGTTGAGGCAAAAGGACGGGCGCTGCCGACATACTCAAAGTTTCATGTTGGCGCTGCACTTCTGACCGCAGAGGGTAAAGTTTACTTAGGCGGCAACATTGAGACCTCCTCATACGGGCTTACAATATGTGCGGAAAGGACCGCAGTCTTTAAGGCAATTTCTGAAGGCGAGAGGAAATTTACGGCCATAGCAATTGCAAGTGACGCTCCGGGATTCTGCCCTCCGTGCGGTGCCTGCCGTCAGGTAATGCAGGACTTGTGCGGAAACATCGACGTAATTATGATTAATCACAAAAATGAATTAGACATAAAGAAACTCGATGAACTTCTTCCCTACGCTTTTAAGGATGAGGATCTGGAAAGCGCCAAAAAATAA
- a CDS encoding DUF5110 domain-containing protein, which translates to MNLLRRFSLIIILFPAFLSAQTYPGNFTSYSAAGRVTLVNAGSAAFRFTFYKPEIVKVDFIPSPGTKFDSSLVVIQDTSEAVPIIRSETDSTLEIASAGLRVRVSKYPLRITYYDLQGNLLLKDKGGFSFSGSTRSVEFRIQQNEHFYGTGERGTDLDKRGQAFSSYNTQMGGYTSPLDVMMINIPFAASTNGYSIYFENTYPGYWNFGQNGTQAFSYSVSGGELSYYLIAARGIPEQLSKYTWLTGRQPLPPRWALGYIQSKYGYRDESEARTMVQTMKEKNIPLDAIVLDLYWFKAMGDISWDLSKWPNPFKMMNDFLAQGVKTVAITEPYITESSPNFSEAASKGYFAKNSQGSPFVFSGWWSCGCNAGLLDITNPQAQQWWWNMHPSFFGSQMAGIWTDLGEPERDNAQMQYYLGPSTKVHNVYNLLWARTIFNGFKSFRPNERLFDLTRSGYAGIQRYSAITWSGDVGRSFGGLAVQLPIMLSMGLSGLGYHNSDIGGFTGGYTTPELYARWMEFGSFCPITRAHGTGQDTEPWIFGTETEEISRKFIRLRYQLIPYIYTMAYENHTTGMPLARPLFFDYPTDEKLYNLSTSYMWGSSMLVSPVVSQGQTSKSVYLPEGLWVDFFDDHIYNGSQTITVPSPMEKMPVFVKMGSIIPMQPVVKNTEEIPTDTLLLRIYPSLDNPGNFKLYEDDGKTLSYQNGQFSQTVFTQRTLTSDKGNSLELTIGETQGSYTGKPFFRTYIAEVHLISDKPESVVINGRSATIQPSLMELKMSTGGFYFDNASHTLFIQLKAYADSAYKVTANNISLLTDVRDNSKVMKFSLEQNYPNPFNPTTKIKFTIAEKSLVKLTVYDILGRKAARLIDKEMPRGDFEINFDAGSLPSGVYIYELNCGSYREVKKMNLVK; encoded by the coding sequence ATGAATTTATTAAGAAGATTTTCCCTTATTATAATTTTATTCCCGGCTTTTCTTTCTGCACAAACATACCCGGGAAACTTCACCTCTTATTCTGCCGCGGGCAGGGTAACGCTTGTTAATGCAGGCAGTGCGGCCTTCCGCTTTACCTTTTACAAACCCGAGATCGTGAAGGTGGATTTCATCCCCTCTCCCGGCACCAAGTTTGATTCCTCTCTTGTTGTCATACAGGATACCTCTGAGGCAGTTCCAATTATAAGATCTGAAACGGATTCCACGCTCGAGATTGCATCAGCGGGATTAAGGGTCAGGGTGTCAAAGTATCCCTTAAGGATTACGTATTATGACCTGCAGGGGAATCTTCTCTTAAAAGATAAAGGGGGCTTTTCCTTTAGCGGCAGCACAAGGAGCGTTGAATTCCGGATTCAGCAGAACGAGCACTTTTACGGCACGGGTGAAAGAGGGACAGATCTGGACAAGCGCGGGCAGGCATTTTCCAGCTACAACACACAGATGGGCGGCTACACGTCACCTCTTGACGTAATGATGATTAACATTCCTTTTGCGGCTTCAACAAACGGATACTCCATTTACTTTGAAAACACTTATCCCGGCTATTGGAATTTCGGGCAGAACGGGACTCAGGCCTTTTCCTACAGTGTTTCCGGAGGAGAGCTTTCCTATTATCTTATTGCCGCACGGGGTATTCCGGAGCAGCTAAGCAAATACACCTGGCTTACAGGACGGCAGCCCTTGCCTCCAAGGTGGGCCCTGGGCTACATACAGTCTAAGTACGGCTACCGCGATGAATCTGAGGCAAGGACTATGGTTCAGACGATGAAGGAGAAAAATATTCCGCTGGACGCCATAGTGCTGGACCTCTACTGGTTTAAGGCGATGGGAGACATCAGCTGGGACCTATCAAAGTGGCCTAACCCGTTTAAGATGATGAATGACTTTCTGGCGCAGGGGGTAAAAACGGTTGCAATTACTGAACCATATATTACAGAAAGCTCGCCAAACTTTAGTGAGGCGGCATCCAAGGGTTACTTTGCCAAAAACAGCCAGGGAAGCCCTTTTGTATTCTCTGGCTGGTGGAGCTGCGGCTGCAACGCCGGACTTTTAGACATTACGAACCCCCAGGCACAGCAGTGGTGGTGGAACATGCATCCTTCCTTTTTCGGAAGCCAGATGGCCGGGATCTGGACGGATCTTGGTGAGCCGGAACGTGACAACGCGCAGATGCAGTATTATTTGGGGCCTTCGACTAAAGTGCACAACGTATATAACCTCCTCTGGGCCAGGACAATTTTTAACGGGTTTAAGAGTTTCCGTCCAAACGAGAGGCTGTTCGACCTGACACGTTCGGGCTACGCCGGGATCCAGAGGTATTCAGCTATAACGTGGTCTGGGGATGTTGGAAGGAGCTTCGGGGGTCTTGCGGTGCAGCTTCCAATTATGTTAAGCATGGGGCTTTCAGGGCTGGGATACCACAATTCAGACATTGGGGGCTTTACCGGGGGTTATACGACGCCGGAACTGTACGCGAGGTGGATGGAGTTCGGGAGCTTCTGCCCCATTACGCGGGCGCACGGGACTGGACAGGATACAGAGCCGTGGATATTCGGAACCGAAACCGAAGAAATAAGCCGGAAATTCATTCGGTTAAGATACCAGCTTATACCATACATTTACACCATGGCTTACGAAAACCACACGACCGGCATGCCGCTTGCGCGCCCATTGTTCTTCGATTACCCCACGGATGAGAAGCTTTACAACTTAAGCACTTCGTACATGTGGGGAAGTTCCATGCTAGTCTCCCCTGTTGTTTCACAAGGGCAGACTTCAAAGAGTGTTTATCTTCCTGAAGGATTATGGGTTGATTTTTTTGATGACCACATTTATAATGGAAGCCAGACAATTACGGTGCCCTCTCCGATGGAGAAGATGCCGGTGTTTGTAAAAATGGGAAGCATTATTCCTATGCAGCCAGTAGTTAAGAATACAGAAGAGATCCCTACCGACACTCTACTTCTAAGGATCTATCCCTCATTAGATAATCCGGGGAATTTTAAGCTTTATGAAGATGACGGGAAAACTCTTTCTTATCAGAATGGGCAGTTCAGCCAGACAGTCTTTACGCAGAGGACTCTGACTTCAGACAAAGGAAACTCACTGGAGCTGACAATCGGGGAGACGCAGGGGAGCTACACGGGAAAACCGTTTTTCAGGACTTACATTGCAGAAGTGCATTTAATTTCGGATAAGCCGGAATCTGTAGTGATAAACGGCAGAAGTGCCACTATCCAGCCTTCACTAATGGAGCTGAAGATGAGCACGGGAGGGTTCTATTTTGATAATGCGTCGCACACCCTGTTTATTCAGCTAAAGGCGTATGCTGACAGCGCGTACAAAGTAACAGCAAACAACATCAGTCTTCTTACAGATGTCCGCGACAACAGCAAGGTGATGAAGTTCAGCCTGGAGCAGAACTATCCAAACCCTTTTAATCCCACTACAAAAATCAAGTTCACGATTGCTGAAAAATCTCTGGTAAAGCTTACGGTTTATGACATTTTAGGGCGCAAAGCAGCAAGGCTAATAGATAAAGAAATGCCGCGGGGAGATTTTGAAATAAACTTTGATGCCGGAAGCCTTCCAAGCGGCGTTTACATATATGAGCTTAATTGCGGGAGCTACCGTGAGGTGAAGAAAATGAATCTGGTGAAGTAG
- a CDS encoding N-acetylmuramoyl-L-alanine amidase: MKKRLILILPLLMALAAGCSSSQKAAGEDVNIIPRSAWGALDPKPFKPHVPNRITIHHEGEYLSPDSSAAEKIKKTQVWGMGKDRNWADIPYHFMIDAHGNIFEGRNVFTAGETNTTYDPTGHLLITCLGNFEEQKVTEEQLKSLVDLLAYCCNKYNISPETIKGHKDYADTLCPGKDLYKYLQDGSLIKRVKEVLKEKYGK, encoded by the coding sequence ATGAAGAAAAGACTGATTTTAATTCTGCCGTTACTTATGGCTCTTGCCGCAGGATGCTCATCCTCACAGAAAGCAGCGGGAGAAGATGTTAATATAATTCCGCGTTCGGCCTGGGGCGCTCTGGATCCCAAGCCATTTAAGCCGCATGTTCCAAACAGGATTACCATCCACCACGAGGGTGAATATTTAAGTCCCGACAGCAGCGCTGCCGAGAAGATCAAGAAAACCCAGGTATGGGGAATGGGCAAGGACAGGAACTGGGCAGATATCCCCTATCACTTTATGATTGACGCGCACGGAAATATATTTGAAGGGCGCAATGTTTTTACCGCCGGTGAGACAAATACGACTTATGATCCGACAGGCCATCTTTTAATTACGTGCCTCGGGAACTTCGAGGAGCAGAAGGTAACAGAAGAGCAGCTGAAGTCGCTTGTAGACCTTCTGGCATACTGCTGCAACAAGTACAATATTTCACCTGAGACGATAAAGGGACACAAGGATTACGCAGATACTCTCTGCCCCGGGAAGGATCTTTATAAGTACCTTCAGGACGGCTCTTTAATTAAAAGGGTCAAGGAAGTTCTGAAAGAAAAGTACGGTAAATAA
- a CDS encoding universal stress protein, whose product MGSLIKKILVPVDFSEFSKNALKYAVDFAQENSAETLYLIYVVEPVIYPADFSMGQVALPSVELEVNSKAKDELLSLAKKEIPETLCYEIIIKTGKPFVEINETAQEIDADLIIIASHGHTGMEQILFGSTAEKVIRKAPCPVLSLRTPIKGFSYKTEKKG is encoded by the coding sequence ATGGGAAGCCTGATTAAAAAGATACTAGTTCCCGTGGATTTCTCGGAATTCTCTAAAAATGCGCTCAAGTACGCCGTGGATTTTGCACAGGAGAACTCAGCCGAAACACTATATCTCATCTATGTAGTTGAGCCGGTCATATATCCGGCAGATTTCAGCATGGGGCAGGTGGCACTTCCCTCGGTGGAGCTTGAAGTTAATTCAAAAGCCAAGGATGAGCTTCTGAGCCTGGCTAAAAAAGAGATACCTGAGACACTTTGTTACGAGATTATAATTAAAACCGGGAAGCCTTTTGTTGAAATCAATGAAACCGCACAGGAAATTGACGCCGACCTCATTATCATCGCCTCGCACGGGCACACTGGTATGGAACAGATACTCTTCGGAAGTACGGCAGAGAAGGTAATAAGGAAAGCCCCCTGCCCTGTTTTGAGCCTCAGGACACCGATAAAAGGTTTCAGCTATAAGACAGAGAAGAAAGGATAG
- a CDS encoding cyclic nucleotide-binding domain-containing protein, giving the protein MEPEKKLRRQSSFFSNLFKTPAEKNEILDLFTSTLPFESFSAKDVDLLMPIMHNRIYASGEYVFFQDDPGTAFYFIQEGEVSLEMTFKDGKKLNVGRYRKGDFFGELAMLENEKRYASAIAQKDSKLIVIFKPDLDEYIDKYPKKGIKVLRGISQIFAHRFRQLSQDYANFFLDK; this is encoded by the coding sequence ATGGAACCGGAAAAAAAGCTCAGGAGGCAGAGCAGTTTTTTTTCAAACCTGTTTAAGACTCCGGCTGAAAAAAATGAAATACTGGATCTTTTTACGTCCACTCTCCCCTTTGAGAGCTTTAGCGCAAAAGATGTGGACTTATTAATGCCGATTATGCATAACAGGATTTATGCCTCAGGTGAATATGTTTTCTTTCAGGACGACCCGGGAACGGCGTTTTATTTTATACAGGAAGGTGAAGTCTCTCTGGAGATGACATTTAAGGACGGCAAGAAGCTTAATGTGGGGCGATACAGGAAGGGGGACTTTTTTGGTGAGCTGGCGATGCTGGAAAATGAAAAGCGCTATGCCTCGGCAATTGCACAGAAGGACTCAAAACTTATAGTCATCTTTAAGCCGGATCTTGACGAGTATATAGACAAGTATCCCAAAAAAGGGATAAAAGTCTTAAGGGGTATTTCACAGATTTTTGCTCACCGTTTCAGACAGTTAAGCCAGGATTACGCTAACTTTTTCCTGGATAAATAG
- the hisA gene encoding 1-(5-phosphoribosyl)-5-[(5-phosphoribosylamino)methylideneamino]imidazole-4-carboxamide isomerase — translation MIPKLLVIPSIDIKDGQTVRVVQGIPDLDCPEYGNDPVEMALIWRAENAKCIHVVDFNAAWDSSVQNLEIIEKICSAVVIPVQLGGGIRTLDAAKRAMDAGVYRLAIGSLAMENPEEFKKILETFGPKHVAAAIDTVDNEVVIKGRQVRTHVTPLEFAKKLSEYGVERLIVTDVKRNGMLLGPNIELSKSIAEATGKKVTLSGGVRDKDDLMKIQDYVDCGIDSVIVGRALYENNFPCQRLWRVAEFGIFT, via the coding sequence GTGATACCAAAACTTTTGGTGATTCCTTCTATTGACATCAAAGACGGCCAGACCGTCCGAGTAGTTCAGGGCATACCTGATCTGGACTGTCCTGAATACGGCAATGATCCTGTTGAAATGGCGCTCATCTGGAGGGCGGAGAATGCGAAGTGCATTCATGTGGTGGATTTCAATGCAGCCTGGGACAGCTCGGTTCAGAATCTGGAGATAATTGAAAAGATCTGTTCTGCGGTTGTAATTCCGGTGCAGCTTGGAGGCGGCATAAGGACGCTGGACGCCGCAAAAAGGGCCATGGATGCCGGGGTATACCGTCTGGCAATCGGGAGCCTAGCGATGGAAAATCCTGAAGAGTTCAAGAAAATACTGGAGACATTTGGTCCCAAGCACGTAGCGGCAGCAATTGATACGGTGGATAATGAAGTGGTAATAAAAGGAAGACAGGTCAGGACCCATGTGACACCCCTGGAGTTCGCAAAAAAGCTGAGTGAATACGGGGTAGAAAGGCTTATTGTAACAGACGTCAAAAGAAACGGTATGCTCTTAGGGCCGAACATTGAGCTTTCGAAAAGCATTGCCGAGGCAACGGGCAAGAAGGTTACGCTCTCAGGCGGCGTAAGGGATAAAGATGACCTGATGAAAATACAGGATTATGTGGACTGCGGCATTGATTCTGTTATTGTAGGGCGTGCGCTTTACGAAAATAATTTCCCCTGCCAGAGATTATGGCGGGTAGCTGAATTCGGCATATTTACATGA
- a CDS encoding TerC/Alx family metal homeostasis membrane protein gives MDNHLIFWVIFAVVVSVMFYVDLYRTEHRKGKVGIKASLMWSGIWIGAALLFNLAIYLFMEQGHSLSVEFLTGYIIEKSLSVDNLFIFIMIFKVMGIHEANQPHVLKWGILSAIVMRVIFILAGVALVNMFHPIIYIFGILLFYASYKMAFGGEGEINLEHNPVFRFASKRFNLVSKYNGKKFFIKQNGKRYVTPLFLTFLLIESADLIFAVDSIPAVIAITKDVFVIITSNIFAILGLRALYFALAGIVKLFTYLKYGVAVILFFVGIKMVLSDIFPIPTELSLIFIVFCLAASIILSLAFPPKENEARQ, from the coding sequence ATGGACAATCACTTAATTTTTTGGGTGATATTTGCTGTTGTAGTTTCAGTTATGTTTTATGTGGATCTGTACCGCACAGAACACAGAAAAGGTAAAGTCGGTATAAAAGCAAGTCTAATGTGGAGCGGCATCTGGATAGGTGCCGCTTTGCTCTTCAACCTTGCAATTTATCTCTTCATGGAACAGGGCCACAGTCTCTCCGTAGAATTCCTGACCGGCTATATAATTGAAAAATCCCTTTCGGTTGACAACCTGTTTATATTTATCATGATCTTCAAGGTTATGGGGATTCACGAGGCAAATCAGCCGCACGTGCTTAAATGGGGAATTTTAAGCGCCATAGTAATGAGGGTAATCTTTATACTTGCGGGTGTGGCGCTGGTAAACATGTTTCATCCCATCATTTACATTTTCGGCATACTTTTGTTTTATGCCTCATACAAGATGGCATTTGGAGGCGAGGGTGAGATAAATCTTGAACACAATCCTGTCTTCAGGTTTGCCTCGAAAAGATTTAACCTGGTTTCAAAATACAACGGGAAAAAGTTTTTTATAAAGCAGAACGGCAAGAGGTATGTTACTCCCCTGTTTCTTACTTTTCTGCTGATTGAGTCGGCTGACCTGATATTTGCAGTTGATTCAATTCCGGCGGTAATAGCGATAACAAAGGATGTTTTTGTTATCATTACGTCTAACATTTTTGCAATTCTGGGTCTGAGGGCGCTTTATTTCGCTCTTGCGGGGATTGTAAAGCTGTTTACTTATCTGAAGTACGGAGTAGCTGTTATTTTATTTTTCGTTGGGATAAAAATGGTTCTTTCGGATATTTTTCCAATTCCCACAGAACTTTCATTGATCTTTATTGTTTTCTGCCTTGCCGCATCCATCATTCTTTCTCTGGCTTTTCCGCCGAAAGAAAATGAGGCACGGCAGTGA
- a CDS encoding arginine decarboxylase, pyruvoyl-dependent has protein sequence MYVPTKIFFTKGVGRHKEYLHSFEMALRSAGIEKCNLVTVSSIYPVGCKRISKEEGLKEINPGQITFCVMARNSTNEPNRLVAASLGVALPADASQYGYLSEHHPYGETEKNAGDYAEDLAAQMLATTLGVDFNADTDWNEREQVFKMSGKIVRSFNVTQSAEGEKSGLWTTVIAAAVMLP, from the coding sequence TTGTATGTACCAACAAAAATATTTTTTACCAAAGGGGTAGGCCGGCACAAAGAATATCTGCATTCATTTGAAATGGCGCTCAGGAGCGCCGGGATTGAGAAATGCAACCTGGTTACCGTAAGCAGCATTTATCCGGTTGGATGCAAACGCATTTCGAAGGAAGAGGGTCTCAAAGAAATTAATCCGGGTCAGATCACATTTTGTGTTATGGCCAGGAACTCCACAAATGAGCCCAACCGTCTAGTAGCTGCTTCACTGGGTGTTGCACTGCCTGCAGATGCATCGCAGTATGGCTATCTCTCTGAACACCATCCCTATGGGGAGACTGAAAAGAATGCCGGTGATTATGCCGAAGATCTGGCTGCTCAGATGCTCGCGACGACATTGGGTGTTGATTTCAATGCTGATACAGACTGGAATGAAAGAGAGCAGGTGTTTAAGATGTCTGGTAAAATAGTTCGTTCATTTAATGTAACACAGTCTGCCGAAGGCGAAAAATCGGGTTTGTGGACCACGGTTATTGCCGCAGCAGTCATGCTTCCATAG
- a CDS encoding tyrosine--tRNA ligase, with protein MADKISFPPINEQMDLIRRGATEIIPEDELVKKLENSLKKNKPLNVKLGCDPTRPDLHLGHSVVLRKLAQFQSLGHQAILIIGDFTGMIGDPTGRNTTRPPLTLEESRANGQSYLEQASKILNREKTKIVYNSQWLGKMTFEDVIKLASKYTVARMLERDDFTKRMKASEPISLHELLYPLAQAMDSVAIESDVELGGTDQKFNLLVGRDIQREFGMEPQVILTMPLLVGTDGVEKMSKSYGNYIGISEPAKDIFGKTLSIPDNLIYTYYELATNIPNAELKELEKFLETPGNNPRDAKRRLAKTIVAMYHDEEAAESAEKEFDRIFVDKGLPDEIEEYKFDQGVNEIGILDLILTVKFAPSKQEARRLVLQGGVTVDGERVDDIAAVIVLDKEKILKVGKRKFIKITC; from the coding sequence ATGGCAGATAAAATAAGTTTTCCCCCCATTAATGAGCAGATGGACCTGATTAGACGCGGGGCCACTGAGATCATTCCAGAAGATGAGTTAGTAAAAAAACTAGAAAATTCGTTAAAGAAGAACAAGCCGCTGAACGTTAAACTTGGCTGTGATCCGACCAGACCCGACCTTCACCTTGGCCATTCGGTTGTTTTAAGAAAGTTAGCACAGTTCCAGAGCCTGGGGCACCAGGCGATACTTATAATCGGGGATTTTACCGGCATGATCGGCGACCCGACCGGGCGGAACACCACACGCCCCCCTCTTACGCTTGAAGAGTCGCGTGCTAACGGACAGTCATATTTAGAACAGGCTTCCAAGATACTCAACAGAGAAAAGACCAAAATTGTATACAATTCGCAGTGGCTGGGAAAAATGACATTTGAGGATGTCATAAAGCTGGCATCAAAGTATACTGTTGCAAGGATGCTTGAGCGTGACGATTTCACAAAAAGGATGAAGGCTTCGGAGCCGATAAGCCTGCATGAACTTTTATATCCACTTGCCCAGGCAATGGATTCAGTTGCAATTGAAAGCGACGTTGAGCTTGGGGGAACGGATCAGAAATTCAATCTCCTCGTGGGGCGCGACATACAGAGGGAGTTCGGCATGGAGCCGCAGGTTATTCTTACGATGCCCCTTCTTGTCGGGACCGACGGCGTGGAGAAGATGAGCAAATCATACGGAAACTACATAGGAATAAGCGAGCCTGCAAAAGACATATTCGGCAAGACGCTTTCAATTCCGGACAACCTCATCTACACATATTATGAGCTTGCAACAAACATTCCTAACGCGGAACTGAAGGAACTGGAAAAGTTTCTTGAAACCCCGGGGAACAATCCGCGTGATGCAAAGCGCAGGCTGGCAAAGACAATTGTAGCCATGTATCACGACGAGGAAGCAGCCGAAAGTGCAGAGAAGGAATTTGACAGAATTTTTGTCGACAAAGGACTGCCTGATGAAATTGAAGAATACAAGTTTGACCAGGGTGTTAATGAGATCGGGATACTGGATCTGATTCTTACGGTGAAATTTGCGCCTTCGAAGCAGGAAGCCAGGAGACTTGTATTACAGGGAGGAGTTACTGTTGACGGGGAAAGAGTTGATGATATTGCCGCAGTAATAGTATTAGACAAAGAGAAGATACTTAAAGTAGGAAAAAGAAAATTTATTAAAATAACATGTTAA
- the smpB gene encoding SsrA-binding protein SmpB, with protein sequence MAGTPVEKDVAVNRKARHEYAIIQTYEAGIVLQGTEVKSIRQGKANLLDSYATLKDGELWLVNSHISVYDQGSINNHDPLRTRKLLLNKSEIRKLIGKVKEKGLTLVPLRLYLKQGKVKVELALAKGKKVYDKREDIAKRDFNREMERRVKY encoded by the coding sequence ATGGCAGGTACTCCCGTAGAAAAAGACGTAGCTGTAAACAGAAAAGCGCGGCATGAGTATGCAATAATTCAGACTTATGAGGCGGGAATTGTTTTACAGGGGACTGAAGTTAAGTCCATAAGGCAGGGCAAGGCGAACCTTTTGGACAGTTATGCCACGCTGAAAGATGGTGAACTCTGGCTCGTCAACTCTCACATCAGTGTTTACGATCAGGGCAGCATCAACAACCATGATCCTCTTAGAACCAGGAAGCTGCTTCTTAATAAAAGTGAAATCCGCAAGCTCATCGGTAAGGTAAAAGAAAAGGGTCTGACACTAGTGCCGTTAAGGCTTTACCTGAAACAGGGAAAAGTCAAGGTTGAGCTGGCTCTGGCCAAGGGCAAAAAGGTTTACGATAAGCGTGAAGACATAGCAAAGCGCGATTTCAACCGTGAGATGGAAAGAAGGGTCAAATACTGA
- a CDS encoding SLC45 family MFS transporter, translating to MLGIQKRLTNSFYAVLSLPATAMGFALSIQISALSWILSTKYNLRIDEVGFVWAAGPLAGILGQVIIGIISDKVWLWGGRRRPFILVGGALAAIMLLALPNIHVIGGVLGVKSLLIIATVVALTLDLAINISFNPTRSVIADVTPEGVARTKGYTWMQTISGFFGVLAYVVGAIFGNYTLIYVGVGVVLLFSILPTLFITEPMTVEASELPDSLKELNEVQPKVKTAQLFKIYFAHGFTWLGVQTMFIYIIAYIQQKLHPATENETGQIIAISFAILNTIGFILPAFVLEPLSEKIGRIRTHISCVAIMALGYFGIVAFGKTITTLYILMAVLGIGWSAVVSLPFAIYSEKVNKSRMGFYMGIFNLSVVIPQLFASYGSGYLIQNSPDKNVIFIISGVSLTISALLWFMVKEESKSAPKPKEFASQAH from the coding sequence ATGTTAGGAATTCAAAAACGGTTAACAAATTCATTCTACGCAGTCCTTAGCCTTCCGGCTACGGCAATGGGTTTTGCGCTTTCAATCCAGATATCGGCTTTAAGCTGGATACTTTCAACTAAATATAACCTCAGGATTGACGAGGTGGGCTTTGTCTGGGCGGCAGGACCTTTAGCCGGTATATTAGGACAGGTGATTATCGGTATTATAAGCGATAAGGTCTGGCTCTGGGGAGGAAGGCGCAGGCCGTTTATACTGGTCGGGGGCGCCCTGGCGGCTATAATGCTCCTTGCACTGCCTAATATACACGTAATCGGCGGCGTGCTCGGCGTAAAAAGCCTCCTCATAATTGCAACTGTTGTAGCCCTAACACTCGACCTTGCAATCAATATAAGCTTTAATCCTACGCGCTCCGTCATTGCCGACGTAACACCCGAAGGCGTGGCAAGAACAAAAGGCTATACCTGGATGCAGACTATCTCAGGATTTTTCGGCGTACTGGCTTACGTCGTGGGCGCAATTTTCGGCAACTATACTTTAATTTATGTCGGTGTGGGTGTTGTTCTTCTTTTCTCAATCCTTCCTACACTCTTTATAACAGAGCCTATGACCGTGGAGGCTTCGGAGCTCCCGGATTCATTAAAGGAATTAAATGAAGTCCAGCCTAAGGTTAAAACAGCGCAGCTCTTTAAGATTTACTTTGCCCACGGCTTTACATGGCTCGGCGTTCAGACCATGTTTATTTATATTATTGCCTACATTCAGCAGAAACTCCATCCTGCAACAGAAAATGAAACAGGGCAGATCATTGCAATCTCATTTGCAATATTAAATACAATAGGCTTTATTCTGCCGGCTTTTGTTCTGGAACCCCTTTCAGAGAAAATCGGGCGCATAAGAACCCACATCTCGTGCGTTGCAATTATGGCCTTGGGGTACTTCGGCATTGTAGCCTTCGGCAAAACAATCACGACGCTATACATTCTGATGGCTGTTCTTGGAATAGGGTGGTCAGCCGTCGTAAGCCTTCCTTTTGCAATATATTCTGAAAAGGTGAACAAGAGCAGAATGGGATTTTATATGGGAATATTCAACCTTTCGGTTGTAATACCGCAGCTTTTTGCAAGCTACGGCTCGGGTTATTTAATACAGAACTCGCCCGACAAAAACGTAATATTTATAATAAGCGGTGTATCTCTTACCATTTCCGCTCTTTTATGGTTCATGGTAAAAGAAGAATCCAAATCCGCCCCCAAACCCAAAGAATTCGCCTCTCAGGCACACTGA